A genomic segment from Bosea sp. OAE506 encodes:
- a CDS encoding COX15/CtaA family protein, whose product MTIALDRHPSIILQGGQHAGVRRWLWAVAALVLVMVVVGGATRLTGSGLSITEWKPITGALPPLSAETWASEFAKYRASPQYQLLNQGMSLGEFQFIYWWEWGHRQLGRFIGLVYLGGFLVVAALRLLPWRQTLVLFGMGLLLGLQGTIGWIMVASGLQPGMVAVAPVKLTLHLTFAALFFASVIAFATWKTPARRAEPGHGRAMAWVLLALLFGQIALGGLVAGSRAGFVYNTWPLMDGALVPGVETLFVRPAFWENFVDNAALVQFNHRIGAYLLLALAIWHMVSLRKAAPGSGGAKRATAILGLTLSQAVLGIVTLLLVVPLWAGLAHQALGFLVLAMGVVHVTRTEAAARG is encoded by the coding sequence GTGACGATCGCTCTCGACAGACACCCCTCGATCATCCTGCAGGGCGGACAGCATGCCGGGGTCCGGCGCTGGCTCTGGGCCGTGGCGGCGCTGGTCTTAGTCATGGTCGTCGTCGGCGGGGCGACGCGGCTCACCGGCTCGGGCCTCTCCATCACGGAATGGAAGCCGATCACCGGCGCCCTGCCGCCGCTCTCGGCCGAGACCTGGGCAAGCGAGTTCGCGAAATACCGCGCCAGCCCGCAATACCAGCTGCTGAACCAGGGCATGAGCCTGGGCGAATTCCAGTTCATCTACTGGTGGGAATGGGGCCACCGCCAGCTCGGCCGCTTCATCGGCCTGGTCTATCTCGGCGGTTTCCTCGTCGTTGCGGCGCTGCGGCTGCTGCCCTGGCGCCAGACGCTGGTGCTGTTCGGCATGGGGCTGCTGCTCGGCCTGCAGGGCACAATCGGCTGGATCATGGTCGCCTCGGGCCTGCAGCCCGGCATGGTCGCGGTCGCGCCGGTCAAGCTGACGCTGCACCTGACCTTTGCCGCGCTGTTCTTTGCCTCGGTGATCGCTTTCGCCACCTGGAAGACGCCGGCTCGCCGGGCCGAACCGGGTCATGGACGTGCGATGGCCTGGGTGCTGCTGGCGCTGCTCTTCGGGCAGATCGCGCTCGGCGGGCTCGTCGCCGGCTCGCGCGCCGGTTTCGTCTACAACACCTGGCCGCTGATGGATGGCGCGCTGGTTCCGGGCGTCGAGACGCTGTTCGTGCGGCCCGCTTTCTGGGAGAACTTCGTCGACAACGCGGCGCTGGTGCAGTTCAACCACCGCATCGGCGCCTATCTGCTGCTGGCGCTGGCGATCTGGCACATGGTCTCGCTGCGCAAGGCGGCGCCGGGCTCGGGCGGCGCCAAGCGCGCCACGGCGATCCTCGGCCTGACGCTGAGCCAGGCCGTACTCGGCATCGTCACGCTGCTGCTCGTCGTGCCGCTCTGGGCCGGACTCGCCCACCAGGCGCTCGGCTTCCTCGTGCTGGCGATGGGCGTCGTCCATGTGACGCGCACGGAAGCTGCCGCGCGCGGTTGA
- a CDS encoding PAS domain-containing protein: MILVDKLPCSVLITDVSGTILGLNRQITAVTGLDAADLQGQSIDRILPPASRIFLQTHVFPTLLRNGTISECFFQLIGADRKAVPVLADCRSDSYEGRESYVWTFFVALERTRFEAELIGARSRAVESALAVTTSERFLRSMADALPGLVAFWSNDLVCKFSNRHYADWFGRNADEMAGVHIRDVLGEELFKLNDKHIRAALAGEPQQFERNMLRRDGSIAFTIAHYTPFFVKGKVEGFIAQASDVTELKLSEVALTNPRNS, from the coding sequence GTGATCCTCGTCGATAAGCTGCCCTGTTCCGTTCTGATAACCGATGTCAGCGGGACCATCCTCGGGCTGAACCGCCAGATTACAGCTGTGACCGGTCTCGATGCTGCGGATCTGCAGGGCCAGTCGATCGACAGGATCCTCCCGCCTGCCAGCCGGATCTTTCTGCAGACCCATGTTTTTCCGACATTGTTGCGGAATGGGACGATTTCCGAATGCTTCTTTCAATTGATCGGGGCTGATCGGAAAGCCGTACCCGTATTGGCAGATTGCCGGTCGGACAGCTACGAAGGCCGCGAAAGCTACGTCTGGACATTCTTCGTCGCATTGGAGCGCACCCGCTTCGAGGCGGAGCTGATCGGCGCGCGCTCGCGCGCCGTGGAATCGGCGCTCGCAGTGACCACGAGCGAGCGCTTCCTGCGGTCGATGGCGGACGCGCTCCCGGGCTTGGTCGCCTTTTGGTCCAACGATCTGGTCTGCAAGTTTTCCAATCGGCACTATGCCGACTGGTTCGGCCGGAACGCCGACGAAATGGCCGGAGTACACATTCGGGATGTTTTGGGAGAAGAGCTTTTTAAACTCAACGACAAACACATCCGGGCAGCGCTTGCGGGTGAGCCGCAGCAATTTGAACGAAATATGCTCCGGCGAGATGGTTCGATTGCGTTCACCATCGCCCATTACACGCCGTTTTTCGTCAAGGGGAAGGTCGAGGGCTTCATTGCTCAGGCGAGTGACGTTACGGAGCTCAAGCTCTCTGAGGTTGCACTCACAAATCCCAGGAATTCCTGA
- a CDS encoding alpha/beta hydrolase, translating into MSFVGHSVSCSVGLLASVRRPHLFDRLILLGPSPSFLNHRPEYEGGFEREDLEGLLALMDQNYMGWANYLAPVVAGPDGAGTVSAELSDSFCSTDPVSARVFAQTTFFADNRSDLQYVTAPSLILQHRNDALAPLSVGAYMHERLVGSELEILDVAGHCAHMTHPDLVVAAVTRYLASDDNQR; encoded by the coding sequence GTGTCGTTCGTCGGCCATTCTGTCAGCTGCAGCGTCGGCCTCCTGGCGTCAGTCAGGCGACCGCACCTGTTCGATCGACTGATCCTGCTCGGTCCATCGCCGAGCTTTCTCAACCATCGCCCTGAGTATGAGGGCGGCTTCGAGCGGGAGGATCTGGAAGGTTTGCTGGCGCTCATGGATCAGAATTACATGGGCTGGGCAAATTATCTCGCCCCTGTCGTGGCTGGTCCGGACGGCGCGGGCACCGTATCGGCCGAACTGTCGGACAGCTTCTGTTCAACCGATCCAGTGTCTGCGCGCGTGTTTGCGCAGACGACGTTCTTCGCCGACAATCGATCCGACCTTCAATACGTGACGGCGCCGAGTCTTATTCTTCAACATCGAAATGATGCACTGGCTCCCCTGTCGGTTGGAGCGTATATGCACGAGCGTCTCGTGGGCAGCGAACTCGAAATCCTCGATGTGGCCGGCCATTGCGCGCACATGACCCACCCGGATCTCGTCGTCGCGGCCGTCACACGCTATCTCGCCTCCGACGATAATCAGCGCTGA
- a CDS encoding DUF2842 domain-containing protein, with translation MRQTHRKLIGTVVIIVFVCVYALVAMALAQGRITEAPKVVQTIAYVALGLAWVLPLLPLIKWMERKDDAR, from the coding sequence ATGAGACAGACCCACCGCAAGCTGATCGGCACCGTCGTCATCATCGTCTTCGTCTGCGTCTACGCCCTCGTCGCCATGGCGCTGGCGCAGGGGCGCATCACCGAGGCACCGAAGGTCGTGCAGACCATCGCCTATGTCGCGCTCGGCCTCGCCTGGGTGCTGCCGCTCCTGCCGCTGATCAAGTGGATGGAGCGGAAGGACGACGCACGATGA
- a CDS encoding O-acetylhomoserine aminocarboxypropyltransferase, whose product MTDRAPGFHTLAIHAGAAPDAATGARATPIYQTTSFVFDDVDHAASLFGLQAFGNIYTRIGNPTNAVLEERVAALEGGTAALAVASGHAAEFLCFHALMQPGDEFVAAKKLYGGSINQFNHSYKNFGWNVIWADSDDLEAFAAAVTPKTKAIFIESIANPGGVVVDIAGISAIAKKHNIPLIVDNTMATPYLVRPFEHGADIVVHSLTKFLGGHGNSIGGIIVDGGSFNWVGDERYPMLSKPRPEYNGMVLAETFGNFAFAIATRVLGLRDMGPALSPFNAFMILTGIETLPLRMQRHCESALAVATHLSKHPAVEWVSYPGLPGDKYHELAKRYSPKGAGAVFTFGLKGGYDAGVKLVTELKLFSHLANIGDTRSLVIHPASTTHRQLTDEQKTASGAGPQVIRLSIGLEDVADLIDDLDQALA is encoded by the coding sequence ATGACCGACCGCGCACCGGGTTTCCACACCCTCGCCATCCATGCCGGCGCTGCGCCTGATGCGGCCACCGGCGCGCGCGCCACGCCGATCTACCAGACGACGTCCTTCGTCTTCGACGATGTCGACCACGCCGCCTCGCTCTTCGGGCTGCAGGCCTTCGGCAACATCTACACCCGCATCGGCAACCCGACCAACGCGGTGCTGGAAGAGCGCGTCGCAGCGCTGGAAGGCGGCACGGCGGCGCTCGCGGTGGCCTCGGGCCATGCCGCCGAGTTCCTCTGCTTCCACGCGCTGATGCAGCCGGGCGACGAGTTTGTTGCGGCCAAGAAGCTCTATGGCGGCTCGATCAACCAGTTCAACCACTCCTACAAGAACTTCGGCTGGAACGTGATCTGGGCCGATTCGGACGATCTGGAGGCCTTCGCCGCTGCCGTGACGCCCAAGACCAAGGCGATCTTCATCGAATCCATCGCCAATCCAGGCGGCGTGGTCGTCGACATCGCCGGCATCTCGGCCATCGCCAAGAAGCACAACATCCCGCTGATCGTCGACAACACCATGGCGACGCCCTATCTCGTGCGGCCCTTCGAGCACGGCGCGGACATCGTCGTGCATTCGCTGACCAAGTTCCTCGGCGGGCACGGCAATTCGATCGGTGGCATCATCGTCGATGGCGGCTCGTTCAATTGGGTCGGCGACGAGCGCTACCCGATGCTCTCTAAGCCGCGGCCGGAGTATAACGGCATGGTGCTGGCCGAGACCTTCGGCAATTTCGCTTTCGCCATCGCGACCCGCGTGCTCGGCCTGCGCGACATGGGCCCGGCGCTCTCCCCCTTCAACGCCTTCATGATCCTGACCGGCATCGAGACGCTGCCGCTGCGCATGCAGCGCCATTGCGAGAGCGCGCTGGCGGTCGCAACGCATCTCTCGAAGCACCCGGCGGTGGAATGGGTCAGCTATCCCGGCCTGCCCGGCGACAAGTATCACGAGCTGGCCAAGCGCTATTCGCCGAAGGGCGCCGGCGCGGTCTTCACCTTCGGGCTGAAGGGCGGCTACGACGCCGGCGTCAAGCTTGTCACCGAGCTGAAGCTGTTCTCGCATCTGGCCAATATCGGCGACACGCGCTCGCTGGTGATCCACCCGGCCTCGACCACACACCGCCAGCTCACCGACGAGCAGAAGACGGCGTCGGGCGCCGGCCCGCAGGTGATCCGCCTGTCGATCGGGCTAGAGGATGTGGCGGACCTGATCGACGATCTGGATCAGGCGCTGGCCTGA